One Amycolatopsis sp. NBC_00355 genomic window carries:
- a CDS encoding beta-galactosidase small subunit encodes MFRTASRLLLGAGEFDPVTGRMTALGGHPVHGPRLDVWRATTDNDRAESASEWLAAGLHRLQHRVITVDADGDDLVVRTRVAPPAQAFGLFADYTWTALEEGLRLRVEITPDGLEGTLPRLGLTMAVPGSLGTAEWFGGGPGEAYPDSRQAARIGRFSRSVDGLQTPYVFPQENGNRVDVRWLRLTDAEGTGIRVDGDPSFDFTARRWTAAALEAARHTPDLTAGDLVHLTLDVAQHGLGSASCGPGVLPRYRLVARKTEFTLSFGVAN; translated from the coding sequence GTGTTCCGCACCGCAAGCCGGCTGCTGCTGGGTGCCGGCGAGTTCGACCCCGTGACGGGCCGCATGACCGCGCTCGGCGGCCACCCGGTGCACGGGCCGCGGCTCGACGTCTGGCGGGCGACCACGGACAACGACCGCGCCGAGTCGGCTTCGGAGTGGCTGGCGGCGGGACTGCACCGGTTGCAGCACCGGGTGATCACCGTCGACGCCGACGGGGACGACCTGGTCGTGCGCACCCGGGTCGCGCCGCCCGCTCAGGCATTCGGGCTGTTCGCGGACTACACGTGGACGGCTCTCGAAGAGGGGTTGCGGCTGCGCGTCGAGATCACGCCCGACGGACTCGAGGGCACGCTCCCCCGGCTCGGCCTGACGATGGCGGTCCCCGGCTCGCTGGGCACGGCGGAGTGGTTCGGCGGCGGCCCCGGCGAGGCGTACCCGGACAGCCGCCAGGCGGCCCGGATCGGCCGGTTCTCCCGCAGTGTCGACGGCCTGCAGACGCCGTACGTCTTCCCGCAGGAGAACGGCAACCGCGTCGACGTCCGCTGGCTGCGCCTGACGGACGCGGAAGGCACCGGGATCCGCGTCGACGGCGACCCGTCGTTCGACTTCACCGCCCGCCGCTGGACGGCGGCCGCGCTCGAAGCCGCGCGGCACACGCCCGATCTGACGGCGGGCGACCTGGTGCACCTGACCCTCGACGTCGCCCAGCACGGCCTCGGCTCGGCGTCCTGCGGGCCGGGGGTGCTGCCGCGGTACCGGCTGGTGGCGCGGAAGACGGAGTTCACGCTGAGCTTCGGTGTCGCAAATTGA
- a CDS encoding glycoside hydrolase family 2 TIM barrel-domain containing protein codes for MSYVEDPAPGHGSVPPRAAFTSDAPALSLSGTWRFRLSPAVAAAPAGVERDDFDDSAWDELPVPSMWQLHGYGKPAYTNVHYPFPVDPPHVPSDNPTGDHRRRFDLPASWPAGPAVLRFDGIDSCARIWLNGTELGVTKGSRLPSEFEVGPLLRPRDNVLAVRVHQWSAGSYLEDQDMWWLSGIFRDVTLLARPAGGIGDYWVRADYDHTTGLGTVRVETDADALLSIPELGVSDHPAGLPLALPVEPWSAESPRLYDGSLSTAAERVPVRIGFRTVTIDDGQLKVNGRRLLLRGVNRHEHHPRTGRVVPRDVALADVLLMKRHHVNAVRTSHYPPDPAFLELCDEYGLWVIDECDLETHGFGPLDWEGNPSAEPLWADAYLDRMRRTVERDKNRPSVILWSLGNESHTGPNLERMAEWTRHRDPTRPVHYEGDHECSYVDVHSRMYATHAEVESIGLREDGNARRRDLPFLLCEYGHAMGNGPGGLLEYRELFERYPNCQGGFVWEWLDHGLLAGDHFAYGGDFGETIHDGNFVIDGLVFPDRTPSPGLGEFAKIIEPVRIETGPDGIRVSNHYDFVSTAHLTFTWVLEDEGITVADGVLDVPVVHSGQSVGVPLPRLPVTGGETWLTVSASLTSAAAWAPAGHVVGWVSCRCRPRPPSSDRRVAARCSAPQAGCCWVPASSTP; via the coding sequence ATGTCGTACGTTGAAGACCCGGCCCCCGGCCACGGCTCGGTGCCGCCGCGCGCGGCTTTCACCTCCGACGCCCCGGCCCTGTCGCTGAGCGGCACCTGGCGGTTCCGGCTCTCCCCCGCCGTCGCCGCCGCGCCGGCCGGCGTCGAGCGTGACGACTTCGACGACTCGGCGTGGGACGAGCTGCCGGTCCCGTCGATGTGGCAGCTGCACGGGTACGGCAAACCCGCCTACACGAACGTGCACTACCCGTTCCCGGTCGACCCGCCGCACGTGCCGTCGGACAACCCGACCGGTGACCACCGGCGGCGGTTCGACCTGCCCGCGTCGTGGCCCGCCGGGCCCGCGGTGCTGCGCTTCGACGGGATCGACTCGTGTGCCCGGATCTGGCTCAACGGCACCGAACTCGGCGTCACGAAGGGCAGCAGGCTGCCGTCGGAATTCGAGGTCGGGCCGCTGCTGCGGCCGCGGGACAACGTCCTGGCCGTGCGCGTGCACCAGTGGTCGGCCGGCAGCTACCTCGAAGACCAGGACATGTGGTGGCTGTCCGGGATCTTCCGTGACGTCACCCTGCTGGCCCGGCCGGCCGGCGGGATCGGCGACTACTGGGTCCGCGCGGACTACGACCACACCACCGGGCTCGGCACGGTCCGCGTCGAGACCGACGCCGACGCGCTGCTCAGCATCCCCGAGTTGGGGGTGTCGGATCACCCGGCCGGGTTACCGCTGGCGCTGCCGGTCGAGCCCTGGAGCGCGGAGTCGCCGCGGCTGTACGACGGCTCGCTGTCCACGGCGGCCGAGCGGGTTCCGGTGCGGATCGGGTTCCGGACCGTGACGATCGACGACGGGCAGCTGAAGGTCAACGGCCGCCGGCTGCTGCTGCGCGGGGTGAACCGGCACGAGCACCACCCCCGCACCGGCCGGGTCGTGCCGCGCGACGTCGCGCTGGCCGACGTCCTGCTCATGAAGCGGCACCACGTCAACGCCGTCCGGACCAGTCACTACCCGCCGGACCCGGCGTTCCTCGAGCTGTGCGACGAGTACGGGCTGTGGGTGATCGACGAGTGCGATCTGGAGACGCACGGCTTCGGACCGCTGGACTGGGAGGGCAACCCGAGCGCCGAGCCGCTGTGGGCCGACGCCTACCTCGACCGGATGCGGCGCACGGTCGAGCGGGACAAGAACCGGCCGAGCGTGATCCTCTGGTCGCTCGGCAACGAGAGCCACACCGGGCCGAACCTCGAGCGGATGGCCGAGTGGACGCGCCACCGCGACCCGACCCGGCCGGTGCACTACGAGGGCGACCACGAGTGCTCCTATGTGGACGTCCACAGCCGGATGTACGCGACCCACGCCGAGGTCGAGTCGATCGGGCTCCGCGAGGACGGCAACGCGCGGCGGCGTGACCTGCCGTTCCTCCTCTGCGAATACGGGCACGCGATGGGCAACGGCCCGGGCGGCCTGCTGGAGTACCGGGAGCTGTTCGAGCGGTACCCGAACTGCCAGGGCGGGTTCGTCTGGGAGTGGCTCGACCACGGCCTCCTCGCCGGTGACCACTTCGCCTACGGCGGCGACTTCGGCGAGACGATCCACGACGGCAACTTCGTCATCGACGGGCTCGTCTTCCCCGACCGGACGCCGTCGCCGGGCCTTGGGGAGTTCGCCAAGATCATCGAGCCGGTCCGGATCGAAACCGGCCCTGACGGGATCCGGGTGTCGAACCACTACGACTTCGTGAGCACCGCGCACCTCACTTTCACCTGGGTCCTGGAGGACGAGGGGATCACTGTCGCGGACGGCGTTCTCGACGTCCCTGTCGTCCACTCCGGACAGAGCGTCGGCGTTCCCCTCCCCCGGTTGCCCGTGACCGGCGGGGAAACCTGGCTGACGGTTTCGGCGTCGCTGACATCGGCGGCCGCGTGGGCGCCGGCCGGCCACGTCGTCGGCTGGGTCAGCTGCCGGTGTCGCCCGCGCCCGCCGTCGAGCGACCGGCGCGTCGCGGCCCGGTGTTCCGCACCGCAAGCCGGCTGCTGCTGGGTGCCGGCGAGTTCGACCCCGTGA
- a CDS encoding amino acid permease has product MDSSLLTEKGESYSKALGNRQVQMIAIGGAIGVGLFLGAGGKLHQVGPSLIFSYAICGVAAYFVMRALGELVLHEPSSGSFVTYARKFIGPWAGFASGWMYWVNWAMTGIAEITAVAIYVHKWLPDVPQWITALVALGVLLAVNLLSVKLFGELEFWFSVVKVLAIVVFLITAVGLVFTSADIGGTPAGVHNLTDHSGFFPAGIGVALMTLQAVIFAYSAIEVVGIAAGETKNPRQVLPKAINSVVWRIGVFYVGSVLMLAMLLPWPFYNGDESPFVTVFSRLGIPGIGDVMNAVVLTAALSSVNSGLYSTGRILRSLADKGEAPAFVGRMNRRHVPYGGIMFTSIAYLLGVVLNYLVPKEAFDIAIAIASLGVITTWATLIFCQMRLRQAALRGELERPSYRMPWAPYSGWATLAFLALVVVLMGFSDGAEKIAFYSIPVLAIVLVVGWRVISKRRERVPAE; this is encoded by the coding sequence ATGGATTCCTCGCTGCTCACCGAAAAAGGTGAAAGCTACTCGAAAGCGCTCGGCAACCGCCAAGTGCAGATGATCGCCATCGGCGGCGCGATCGGCGTCGGGCTGTTCCTCGGCGCCGGCGGCAAGCTCCACCAGGTCGGCCCGTCGCTGATCTTCTCCTACGCGATCTGCGGGGTGGCCGCCTACTTCGTGATGCGCGCGCTCGGCGAGCTCGTGCTGCACGAGCCGAGTTCCGGCAGTTTCGTGACCTACGCCCGGAAGTTCATCGGGCCGTGGGCCGGCTTCGCCTCCGGCTGGATGTACTGGGTGAACTGGGCGATGACCGGGATCGCGGAGATCACCGCGGTCGCGATCTACGTCCACAAGTGGCTGCCGGACGTGCCCCAGTGGATCACCGCGCTCGTGGCGCTCGGTGTGCTGCTGGCCGTGAACCTGCTGTCGGTGAAGCTGTTCGGCGAGCTCGAATTCTGGTTCTCGGTGGTCAAGGTGCTGGCCATCGTCGTTTTCCTGATCACCGCGGTCGGCCTGGTCTTCACCAGCGCCGACATCGGCGGCACCCCGGCCGGCGTGCACAACCTGACCGACCACAGTGGATTCTTCCCGGCCGGCATCGGCGTCGCGCTGATGACGCTGCAGGCGGTCATCTTCGCCTACTCGGCCATCGAGGTCGTCGGCATCGCGGCCGGCGAAACGAAGAATCCGCGCCAGGTCCTGCCCAAGGCGATCAACAGCGTCGTCTGGCGGATCGGCGTGTTCTACGTCGGTTCGGTGCTGATGCTGGCGATGCTGCTGCCCTGGCCGTTCTACAACGGCGACGAAAGCCCGTTCGTCACGGTGTTCAGCCGCCTCGGCATCCCGGGCATCGGTGACGTGATGAACGCCGTCGTGCTCACCGCCGCGCTCTCGAGCGTCAACTCCGGGCTCTACTCCACCGGCCGGATCCTGCGGTCGCTGGCCGACAAGGGCGAGGCGCCGGCGTTCGTCGGCCGGATGAACCGCCGGCACGTCCCCTACGGCGGCATCATGTTCACCTCGATCGCCTACCTGCTCGGTGTGGTGCTGAACTACCTGGTGCCGAAGGAGGCGTTCGACATCGCCATCGCGATCGCGTCCCTGGGCGTGATCACGACGTGGGCGACGCTGATCTTCTGCCAGATGCGGCTCCGCCAGGCGGCCCTGCGCGGCGAGCTGGAACGGCCGTCGTACCGGATGCCGTGGGCGCCGTATTCCGGCTGGGCGACCCTGGCGTTCCTCGCGTTGGTGGTGGTGCTGATGGGCTTCTCCGACGGCGCCGAGAAAATCGCGTTCTACTCGATCCCGGTGCTGGCGATCGTGCTGGTGGTCGGCTGGCGGGTCATCTCGAAACGCCGCGAACGCGTCCCGGCCGAGTAA
- a CDS encoding glutaminase, producing MDLAALLDRIADDVAPEVGRGAVADYIPALARVRPGFGIAVADVDGGVHGAGDWLRPFSVQSMSKVFTLALVLARGDDVWTRVGREPSGDPFNSLVQLEHEDGIPRNPFINAGALVVTDELTCHGDAVGALLAFLRAESGRADIDIDAEVAASEAGHADRNRALAYFMASYGNMRNPVPSVLDQYVRQCSIAMSCRDVARSALFLARHGVRNDGTRLLGLSSAKRINAVMLTCGTYDAAGEFAYRVGLPGKSGVGGGIVAIVPGRCAVCVWSPGLDARGNSVAGVAALDRFTTLTGWSVF from the coding sequence GTGGACCTCGCGGCGCTGCTGGACCGGATCGCCGACGACGTCGCGCCCGAGGTCGGCCGCGGCGCCGTCGCGGACTACATCCCCGCCCTGGCCCGGGTCCGGCCGGGGTTCGGCATCGCGGTGGCCGATGTGGACGGTGGCGTGCACGGCGCGGGGGACTGGCTGCGGCCGTTCTCCGTGCAGAGCATGTCGAAGGTCTTCACCCTCGCCCTGGTGCTCGCCCGCGGCGACGACGTCTGGACGCGCGTCGGCCGCGAACCGTCCGGCGATCCGTTCAACTCCCTGGTGCAGCTGGAACACGAGGACGGCATCCCGCGCAACCCGTTCATCAACGCGGGCGCGCTGGTGGTGACCGACGAACTCACCTGTCACGGCGACGCGGTGGGCGCGCTGCTCGCGTTCCTGCGCGCGGAAAGCGGCCGCGCGGACATCGACATCGACGCCGAGGTCGCCGCGTCGGAGGCCGGGCACGCCGACCGCAACCGCGCGCTGGCGTACTTCATGGCGTCCTACGGCAACATGCGCAACCCGGTACCGTCCGTTTTGGACCAGTACGTCCGGCAGTGCTCGATCGCGATGTCCTGCCGCGACGTCGCGCGCTCGGCGCTCTTCCTGGCCCGCCACGGCGTCCGCAACGACGGCACCCGCCTGCTCGGGCTCAGCTCGGCGAAGCGCATCAACGCGGTGATGCTGACGTGCGGCACCTACGACGCGGCGGGCGAGTTCGCCTACCGCGTCGGCCTCCCGGGCAAGAGCGGCGTCGGCGGCGGGATCGTGGCGATCGTCCCGGGCCGCTGCGCGGTCTGCGTCTGGAGCCCGGGCCTGGACGCGCGCGGCAACTCGGTCGCCGGCGTCGCGGCCCTCGACCGGTTCACCACGCTGACCGGCTGGTCGGTCTTCTAG
- a CDS encoding helix-turn-helix transcriptional regulator: protein MTEDELLLREAEKIAHAVGRMFPGLCEVVLHDLRDPARAVRAIEGGLSGRAVGDPATELGLARIADPDFPDVLQNYPNRFPDGRPAKSTSIGIRNSGGEYVAALCLNLDISLLGSAAHALTRLTRTDDPAPLTETLQARTADDLRALVEDYAAERGHTPLTLPSAAKKDLVRVVKARGFLELKNAVPALTELLGISRASVYNYLR, encoded by the coding sequence ATGACCGAAGACGAGCTGCTGCTGCGGGAGGCGGAGAAGATCGCGCACGCCGTCGGCCGGATGTTCCCCGGGCTGTGCGAGGTCGTGCTGCACGACCTGCGCGACCCGGCCCGCGCGGTGCGCGCGATCGAAGGCGGGTTGTCCGGCCGCGCCGTCGGCGACCCGGCGACCGAGCTGGGCCTGGCGCGCATCGCCGACCCGGACTTCCCCGACGTGCTGCAGAACTACCCGAACCGCTTCCCCGACGGCCGCCCGGCCAAGAGCACGTCGATCGGCATCCGCAATTCCGGCGGCGAGTACGTCGCGGCGCTGTGCCTCAACCTCGACATCTCCCTGCTCGGCTCGGCCGCCCACGCCCTGACCCGCCTCACCCGCACCGACGACCCGGCGCCGCTGACCGAGACCCTGCAGGCCCGCACGGCCGATGACTTGCGCGCCTTGGTCGAGGACTACGCGGCCGAGCGCGGCCACACCCCGCTCACCCTGCCGTCGGCCGCGAAAAAGGACCTGGTCCGGGTGGTGAAGGCGCGCGGGTTCCTGGAGCTGAAGAACGCGGTGCCGGCACTGACCGAGCTGCTGGGGATCTCGCGGGCGAGCGTCTACAACTACCTGCGCTAG
- a CDS encoding threonine synthase has translation MEYWYADERSGARYPADPLRWRGDDGAPLTVAPLPGLAPGDVDTGVRSLWRYRAALPGDLRPLSLGEGCTPLVRQPWGDGEVRFKLEWFSPTGSFKDRGSSVMVAALAGAGVKELLEDSSGNGGSSVSAYSAAAGIAATVLAPEGTSAAKVLQTRAYGATVELVPGTRDDTAAEAVRRSATTTYASHNWHPFFLQGTKTLAYELWEDLGFRAPDAVVTVAGAGSIVLGLDLGFGELLDARSIARRPRLLVAQPRNCSPIDAAFHDRRPPPFAPTVAEGTAIRHPIRLPEVVAAIRRSGGGTAAIEEDAIAAAARRLASLGLYAEPTSASAAAAIDVFRERGVIRPGETTVVVLTGSGLKAPDKLRELLG, from the coding sequence GTGGAGTACTGGTACGCCGACGAGCGGTCGGGGGCGCGCTACCCGGCTGACCCACTGCGCTGGCGGGGTGACGACGGCGCCCCGCTGACCGTCGCCCCGCTGCCCGGCCTGGCTCCCGGCGACGTCGACACCGGCGTCCGGTCGCTCTGGCGCTACCGTGCGGCTCTGCCTGGCGACCTGCGTCCGCTCTCACTCGGCGAGGGCTGCACGCCGCTGGTCCGGCAGCCGTGGGGCGACGGCGAGGTCCGGTTCAAGCTCGAGTGGTTCAGCCCGACCGGCAGCTTCAAGGACCGTGGTTCCAGCGTCATGGTCGCGGCGCTGGCCGGCGCCGGCGTAAAGGAACTCCTCGAGGACAGCTCGGGCAACGGCGGCTCGTCGGTCTCGGCCTACAGCGCCGCCGCCGGGATCGCGGCGACCGTACTGGCGCCCGAAGGGACGTCCGCCGCGAAAGTCCTGCAGACCCGCGCGTACGGCGCGACCGTCGAACTTGTGCCCGGCACCCGCGACGACACCGCCGCCGAGGCGGTCCGCCGCTCGGCGACGACGACCTACGCCAGCCACAACTGGCACCCCTTCTTCCTGCAGGGCACCAAGACCCTCGCCTACGAACTGTGGGAGGACCTGGGGTTCCGCGCGCCGGACGCGGTCGTCACGGTCGCCGGCGCCGGCAGCATAGTGCTGGGCCTCGACCTCGGGTTCGGCGAACTCCTCGACGCCCGTTCGATCGCGCGACGGCCGCGTCTGCTCGTCGCGCAGCCCCGCAACTGCTCCCCGATCGACGCCGCGTTCCACGACCGGCGGCCGCCGCCGTTCGCCCCGACCGTCGCCGAAGGCACCGCGATCCGGCACCCGATCCGGCTCCCCGAGGTCGTCGCGGCGATCCGGCGTTCGGGCGGCGGCACGGCCGCGATCGAGGAGGACGCCATCGCCGCGGCCGCCCGGCGCCTCGCCTCCCTCGGTCTCTACGCCGAGCCGACCAGCGCGAGCGCCGCCGCGGCGATCGACGTGTTCCGCGAACGCGGTGTGATCCGGCCGGGCGAGACCACGGTCGTCGTGCTCACCGGATCCGGGCTCAAGGCGCCGGACAAGCTGCGGGAGCTGCTCGGATGA